Proteins from a single region of Choloepus didactylus isolate mChoDid1 chromosome 10, mChoDid1.pri, whole genome shotgun sequence:
- the RNF183 gene encoding E3 ubiquitin-protein ligase RNF183 — protein sequence MAELQGREPEAECPVCWNPFNNTFHTPKMLDCCHSFCVECLAHISLVTPAQHRLLCPLCRQPTVLASGQPVTDLPTDTAMLTLLRLEPHHVILEGRQLCLKDQPKSRYFLRQPQVYTLDLGPEPGNQAGHPQDTAGATVPMPISIPSHYSLRECFRNPQFRIFAYLMAVILSVTLLLIFSIFWTKQFLWGVG from the coding sequence ATGGCCGAACTGCAAGGCCGGGAGCCTGAGGCGGAGTGCCCCGTCTGCTGGAACCCCTTCAATAATACATTCCACACCCCCAAAATGCTGGACTGCTGCCACTCCTTCTGCGTGGAATGCCTGGCACACATCAGCCTGGTGACTCCCGCCCAGCACCGGCTGCTGTGCCCGCTCTGTCGCCAGCCCACTGTGCTGGCCTCAGGGCAGCCTGTCACCGACCTGCCCACGGACACGGCCATGCTAACCCTGCTCCGCCTGGAGCCCCACCATGTCATCCTGGAGGGCCGTCAGCTCTGCCTCAAGGACCAGCCCAAGAGCCGCTACTTCCTGCGCCAGCCCCAAGTCTACACGCTGGACCTGGGCCCCGAGCCTGGGAACCAGGCTGGGCACCCCCAGGACACAGCTGGTGCCACCGTGCCCATGCCCATCTCCATCCCCAGCCACTACTCTCTCAGGGAGTGTTTCCGCAACCCTCAGTTCCGGATCTTTGCCTACCTGATGGCCGTCATCCTCAGCGTCACCCTGCTGCTCATCTTCTCCATCTTCTGGACCAAGCAGTTCCTCTGGGGTGTGGGGTGA
- the PRPF4 gene encoding U4/U6 small nuclear ribonucleoprotein Prp4 isoform X2 codes for MASSRASTTATKTSKASDDLVAPVVKKPHIYYGSLEEKERERLAKGESGILGKEGLKAGIEAGNINITSGEVFEIEEHISERQAEVLAEFERRKRARQINVSTDDSEVKACLRALGEPITLFGEGPAERRERLRNILSVVGTDALKKTKKDDEKSKKSKEEYQQTWYHEGPNSLKIARLWIANYSLPRAMKRLEEARLHKEIPETTRTSQMQELHKSLRSLNNFCSQIGDDRPISYCHFSPDSKMLATACWSGLCKLWSVPDCNLLHTLRGHNTNVGAIVFHPKSTVSLDQKDVNLASCAADGSVKLWSLDSDEPVADIEGHTVRVARVMWHPSGRFLGTTCYDRSWRLWDLEAQEEILHQEGHSMGVYDIAFHQDGSLAGTGGLDAFGRVWDLRTGRCIMFLEGHLKEIYGINFSPNGYHVATGSGDNTCKVWDLRQRRCIYTIPAHQNLVTGVKFEPIHGNFLLTGAYDNTAKIWTHPGWSPLKTLAGHEGKVMGLDISSNGQLIATCSYDRTFKLWMAE; via the exons ATGGCTTCCTCTCGAGCCTCTACCACG GCAACCAAAACCTCTAAGGCATCTGATGACTTAGTTGCCCCTGTGGTGAAGAAACCTCACATCTATTATGGAAGtttggaagagaaggagagagagcgTCTGGCCAAAGGAGAGTCTGGAATTTTGGGAAAAGAAGGACTTAAAGCAGGAATTGAAGCAGGAAATATCAATATAACTTCTG GAGAGGTGTTTGAAATTGAAGAGCACATCAGCGAGCGACAGGCAGAAGTACTGGCCGAGTTTGAGAGAAGAAAACGAGCCCGGCAAATCAATGTTTCCACAGATGACTCGGAAGTCAAGGCTTGTCTTAGAGCCTTGGGGGAACCCATCACACTTTTTGGAGAGGGCCCTGCTGAAAGAAGAGAAAG GTTAAGAAACATCCTCTCTGTAGTTGGTACTGATGCcttaaaaaagaccaaaaaagatgatgaaaaatCGAAGAAGTCCAAAGAAGAG TATCAGCAAACCTGGTACCATGAAGGACCGAATAGCCTGAAGATTGCTAGATTATGGATTGCGAATTATTCACTGCCCAG GGCAATGAAACGCTTGGAAGAGGCTCGTCTTCATAAAGAAATTCCTGAGACAACTAGGACCTCGCAGATGCAAGAGCTGCACAAATCTCTCCGG tctttgaataatttctgcAGTCAGATTGGGGATGATCGACCTATTTCTTACTGTCACTTTAGTCCTGATTCCAAAATGTTGGCCACAGCGTGTTG GAGTGGGCTTTGCAAGCTCTGGTCTGTTCCTGATTGCAACCTCCTTCACACTCTACGTG GCCATAACACAAATGTAGGAGCAATTGTATTCCATCCCAAATCCACTGTCTCCTTGGACCAAAAAGATGTCAACCTGGCCTCTTGTGCTGCTGATGGTTCTGTGAAGCTTTGGAGCCTTGACAG tGACGAGCCAGTGGCAGATATTGAAGGCCATACAGTGCGTGTGGCCCGGGTAATGTGGCATCCATCAGGACGTTTCCTGGGCACCACCTG CTATGACCGCTCATGGCGCTTATGGGATTTGGAGGCTCAAGAGGAGATCCTGCATCAGGAGGGCCACAGCATGGGTGTGTATGACATTGCCTTCCATCAAGATGGCTCTTTGGCTGGCACTGG GGGACTGGATGCATTTGGTCGAGTCTGGGACCTGCGCACAGGACGTTGTATTATGTTCCTAGAAGGCCACCTGAAAGAAATCTATGGAATAAATTTCTCCCCCAATGG CTACCACGTTGCAACCGGCAGTGGTGACAACACATGCAAAGTGTGGGACCTTCGGCAGCGGCGTTGCATCTATACCATCCCTGCCCATCAGAACTTAGTGACTGGTGTCAAGTTTGAAC CTATTCACGGGAATTTCTTGCTCACTGGCGCCTATGATAATACAGCCAAGATCTGGACCCACCCAGGCTGGTCCCCACTGAAGACTCTGGCTGGCCACGAGGGCAAAGTTATGGGCCTGGACATTTCTTCCAATGGGCAGCTCATAGCCACTTGCTCATATGACAGGACCTTCAAGCTCTGGATGGCTGAATAG
- the PRPF4 gene encoding U4/U6 small nuclear ribonucleoprotein Prp4 isoform X1, giving the protein MASSRASTTQATKTSKASDDLVAPVVKKPHIYYGSLEEKERERLAKGESGILGKEGLKAGIEAGNINITSGEVFEIEEHISERQAEVLAEFERRKRARQINVSTDDSEVKACLRALGEPITLFGEGPAERRERLRNILSVVGTDALKKTKKDDEKSKKSKEEYQQTWYHEGPNSLKIARLWIANYSLPRAMKRLEEARLHKEIPETTRTSQMQELHKSLRSLNNFCSQIGDDRPISYCHFSPDSKMLATACWSGLCKLWSVPDCNLLHTLRGHNTNVGAIVFHPKSTVSLDQKDVNLASCAADGSVKLWSLDSDEPVADIEGHTVRVARVMWHPSGRFLGTTCYDRSWRLWDLEAQEEILHQEGHSMGVYDIAFHQDGSLAGTGGLDAFGRVWDLRTGRCIMFLEGHLKEIYGINFSPNGYHVATGSGDNTCKVWDLRQRRCIYTIPAHQNLVTGVKFEPIHGNFLLTGAYDNTAKIWTHPGWSPLKTLAGHEGKVMGLDISSNGQLIATCSYDRTFKLWMAE; this is encoded by the exons ATGGCTTCCTCTCGAGCCTCTACCACG CAGGCAACCAAAACCTCTAAGGCATCTGATGACTTAGTTGCCCCTGTGGTGAAGAAACCTCACATCTATTATGGAAGtttggaagagaaggagagagagcgTCTGGCCAAAGGAGAGTCTGGAATTTTGGGAAAAGAAGGACTTAAAGCAGGAATTGAAGCAGGAAATATCAATATAACTTCTG GAGAGGTGTTTGAAATTGAAGAGCACATCAGCGAGCGACAGGCAGAAGTACTGGCCGAGTTTGAGAGAAGAAAACGAGCCCGGCAAATCAATGTTTCCACAGATGACTCGGAAGTCAAGGCTTGTCTTAGAGCCTTGGGGGAACCCATCACACTTTTTGGAGAGGGCCCTGCTGAAAGAAGAGAAAG GTTAAGAAACATCCTCTCTGTAGTTGGTACTGATGCcttaaaaaagaccaaaaaagatgatgaaaaatCGAAGAAGTCCAAAGAAGAG TATCAGCAAACCTGGTACCATGAAGGACCGAATAGCCTGAAGATTGCTAGATTATGGATTGCGAATTATTCACTGCCCAG GGCAATGAAACGCTTGGAAGAGGCTCGTCTTCATAAAGAAATTCCTGAGACAACTAGGACCTCGCAGATGCAAGAGCTGCACAAATCTCTCCGG tctttgaataatttctgcAGTCAGATTGGGGATGATCGACCTATTTCTTACTGTCACTTTAGTCCTGATTCCAAAATGTTGGCCACAGCGTGTTG GAGTGGGCTTTGCAAGCTCTGGTCTGTTCCTGATTGCAACCTCCTTCACACTCTACGTG GCCATAACACAAATGTAGGAGCAATTGTATTCCATCCCAAATCCACTGTCTCCTTGGACCAAAAAGATGTCAACCTGGCCTCTTGTGCTGCTGATGGTTCTGTGAAGCTTTGGAGCCTTGACAG tGACGAGCCAGTGGCAGATATTGAAGGCCATACAGTGCGTGTGGCCCGGGTAATGTGGCATCCATCAGGACGTTTCCTGGGCACCACCTG CTATGACCGCTCATGGCGCTTATGGGATTTGGAGGCTCAAGAGGAGATCCTGCATCAGGAGGGCCACAGCATGGGTGTGTATGACATTGCCTTCCATCAAGATGGCTCTTTGGCTGGCACTGG GGGACTGGATGCATTTGGTCGAGTCTGGGACCTGCGCACAGGACGTTGTATTATGTTCCTAGAAGGCCACCTGAAAGAAATCTATGGAATAAATTTCTCCCCCAATGG CTACCACGTTGCAACCGGCAGTGGTGACAACACATGCAAAGTGTGGGACCTTCGGCAGCGGCGTTGCATCTATACCATCCCTGCCCATCAGAACTTAGTGACTGGTGTCAAGTTTGAAC CTATTCACGGGAATTTCTTGCTCACTGGCGCCTATGATAATACAGCCAAGATCTGGACCCACCCAGGCTGGTCCCCACTGAAGACTCTGGCTGGCCACGAGGGCAAAGTTATGGGCCTGGACATTTCTTCCAATGGGCAGCTCATAGCCACTTGCTCATATGACAGGACCTTCAAGCTCTGGATGGCTGAATAG
- the CDC26 gene encoding anaphase-promoting complex subunit CDC26 gives MLRRKPTRLELKLDDLEEFESIRKDLETRKKQKEDVEVVGSSDEGAIGLGSDPKSREQMINDRIGYKPQPKPNNRSSQFGSFEF, from the exons ATGCTGCGACGAAAACCAACTCGCCTGGAGCTAAAACTTGATGACCTTGAGGAATTTGAGAGCATTCGAAAGGACCTGGAG ACCcgtaagaaacagaaagaagatgtGGAAGTCGTGGGAAGCAGCGATGAAGGAGCCATTGGGCTCGGCAGTGACCCCAAGAGCCGGGAACAAATGATAAATGATCGAATTGGTTATAAACCCCAACCCAAGCCCAACAATCGTTCATCTCAATTTGGAAGTTTTGAATTTTAG